Proteins co-encoded in one Opitutus terrae PB90-1 genomic window:
- a CDS encoding secretin N-terminal domain-containing protein, producing the protein MKTRVLPLLASLLVVLASRGWAQTPPTETPVIPSEPAAAVTSPTDSASGDPSVAIKDADATGSATKGRSATGQDTLSVDFPDEDIRNILRNVADLFELNLVIPETLQGKASIKLRDVTWRQIFQVILTPVGYTYIEEGNIITIVSNASMQQEPVTTEVFIVNYARAADIMPTINSLIDTAAGGKIVVDARSNSLVITERPSRMNRIRPIIEQLDRATDQVMIESKFVEVTDGDIRNIGVNWSSLKSYKVGVGPDPENEGGVVGSFNRTAGGQRDAGIQRGNDNTTTTSGGTTGTQTNNSNTTNSVTSSNGVVTATSGTTIGSSLTNTTNSGNSTTANETLNLLNSLTGTTTNERALNAVFTADQFGLVISALNELTTAKVVSNPTVVTLNNTEAFINIGKEYPIPNYTYNEQRGSFEVAGFTYKPIGIILKVTPQVNARGFIKLMIEPEVSSFNDADSVNFGGATGARIPVIQTKKARTQISLKDGFTMGIGGLIDSQVSNGSTKVPVLGSIPVLGRLFSSKTQSTATRNLLIFLTAKTLSAEGAAPGEIFDPRQIRQMDLKKEDLPGYRDGTDPFAPLPSTEKPAEKKHKWFGKK; encoded by the coding sequence ATGAAAACCCGTGTACTGCCACTGCTCGCGTCGCTGCTCGTTGTGCTCGCCAGCCGGGGATGGGCGCAAACGCCCCCCACGGAGACGCCGGTGATTCCGTCGGAGCCCGCCGCTGCGGTTACCTCGCCGACAGACTCCGCTTCCGGCGACCCCAGCGTTGCGATCAAGGACGCCGACGCGACGGGCAGCGCGACGAAGGGACGCAGCGCGACCGGCCAGGACACGCTGTCCGTAGACTTTCCCGACGAAGACATCCGCAACATTCTCCGCAATGTCGCCGACCTGTTCGAGCTGAACCTCGTCATTCCGGAGACGCTGCAAGGCAAGGCGTCGATCAAGCTCCGCGATGTGACGTGGCGGCAGATCTTCCAGGTCATCCTCACCCCCGTCGGCTACACTTATATCGAGGAGGGAAACATCATCACGATCGTTTCGAACGCCTCCATGCAGCAGGAACCGGTCACGACCGAGGTGTTCATCGTGAACTACGCGCGGGCCGCTGACATCATGCCCACCATCAATTCGCTGATCGACACTGCCGCCGGAGGCAAGATCGTGGTGGACGCGCGGAGCAATAGTCTCGTGATCACCGAACGCCCGTCGCGCATGAACCGGATCCGTCCGATCATCGAGCAACTCGACCGGGCAACCGATCAGGTGATGATCGAGTCGAAATTCGTCGAAGTCACCGATGGCGACATCCGCAACATCGGTGTGAACTGGTCGTCGCTGAAGAGCTACAAGGTGGGCGTGGGGCCAGACCCGGAGAACGAAGGCGGCGTGGTGGGCTCGTTCAATCGCACGGCCGGTGGTCAACGGGACGCCGGCATCCAGCGGGGCAACGACAACACGACGACCACGAGCGGCGGCACGACGGGTACGCAGACAAACAACTCGAACACCACCAATTCCGTGACCTCGAGCAACGGCGTGGTCACCGCTACGTCGGGCACGACCATCGGCAGCAGCCTCACCAACACGACGAACAGCGGGAATTCGACGACCGCCAACGAGACTCTCAACCTGCTGAACTCGCTGACCGGTACTACGACGAACGAGCGGGCGTTGAACGCCGTGTTCACGGCCGATCAGTTCGGCCTGGTGATCAGCGCGCTGAACGAACTCACCACGGCGAAGGTTGTTTCGAATCCGACGGTAGTCACGCTCAACAACACCGAAGCGTTCATCAACATCGGCAAGGAATACCCGATTCCGAACTACACCTACAACGAGCAGCGGGGCAGCTTCGAGGTGGCGGGCTTCACCTACAAGCCCATCGGCATCATCCTCAAGGTTACGCCGCAGGTGAACGCCCGCGGATTCATCAAGCTGATGATCGAGCCCGAGGTGAGCAGTTTCAACGATGCGGACTCGGTGAACTTCGGCGGCGCGACCGGGGCACGCATCCCCGTGATCCAGACGAAAAAAGCACGGACGCAGATTTCACTGAAGGACGGATTCACCATGGGGATCGGTGGGTTGATCGACTCACAGGTCTCGAACGGCTCGACGAAGGTGCCGGTGCTCGGCTCGATCCCGGTACTCGGCCGGCTGTTCAGTTCGAAAACGCAATCCACCGCGACGCGCAATCTGCTGATCTTCCTCACGGCCAAGACGCTTTCGGCGGAAGGAGCCGCGCCCGGGGAAATATTCGATCCCCGCCAGATCCGGCAGATGGACCTGAAGAAGGAGGACCTGCCCGGCTATCGCGATGGCACGGATCCATTCGCTCCGCTGCCGTCGACCGAAAAGCCGGCGGAAAAGAAGCATAAATGGTTCGGGAAGAAATGA
- a CDS encoding AURKAIP1/COX24 domain-containing protein, with the protein MGNLKKKRRLKMSKHKRRKRLKANRHKKRTWQK; encoded by the coding sequence ATGGGTAATCTGAAAAAGAAACGTCGGTTGAAGATGTCGAAGCACAAGCGCCGCAAGCGCCTTAAGGCCAACCGGCACAAGAAGCGCACGTGGCAGAAGTAG
- a CDS encoding PilN domain-containing protein — MLPFLKKKSEAAAAAALPPAWHPNFRNFERLPDTKVVRTAFFINGIAVLVAVMMLLWCAYQEYNLFDLRRQISAAQAQIDRDQKPSAEMIALHKQFQAAAARVTEVDTFIKSKPLMSASLLRLAEILPGNIALDGFDFRNVTTTIQGTVRGAPDQASGYASSYLQLLKADPVLAETYEEITLVNLSRNPQTGRLLFEISLKLKGTPKGAKK; from the coding sequence ATGCTGCCGTTCCTGAAAAAAAAGAGTGAGGCGGCGGCCGCGGCGGCATTGCCGCCGGCGTGGCATCCGAACTTCCGCAATTTCGAGCGGCTGCCGGACACGAAGGTGGTGCGGACGGCATTTTTCATCAATGGCATCGCCGTTCTCGTCGCGGTGATGATGCTGCTGTGGTGCGCCTATCAGGAGTATAATCTGTTCGACCTGCGTCGGCAGATCAGCGCCGCCCAGGCGCAGATCGACCGGGATCAGAAGCCGAGCGCCGAGATGATCGCGCTGCACAAGCAGTTCCAGGCGGCGGCGGCGCGCGTGACCGAGGTTGACACGTTCATTAAATCGAAGCCGCTCATGTCGGCGTCGTTGCTGCGACTGGCGGAGATCTTGCCGGGAAACATTGCGCTCGACGGCTTCGATTTCCGCAACGTCACCACGACCATCCAAGGTACGGTGCGCGGGGCGCCGGACCAGGCCAGCGGCTACGCCTCCAGCTACCTGCAGCTGTTGAAGGCGGATCCCGTGCTGGCGGAGACTTATGAGGAGATCACGCTGGTGAACCTCAGTCGCAATCCGCAAACCGGCCGATTGCTGTTCGAGATCTCGCTGAAACTGAAAGGCACTCCGAAAGGGGCGAAGAAGTGA